One Picrophilus oshimae DSM 9789 genomic region harbors:
- a CDS encoding NOP5/NOP56 family protein: MFRDLRNGRIPETEEIPSGEVPDLRDFLLDFERERLKDEFSGDQYLIKLYSIKKEINEIINLYLEKLIPFFQMLDVKYSKDPCTFFKSISGNEIENSLGSFGSSLCDFRTYLDDYIKKKMQDYMPNTMSLLGYDLTMEYLVRSGGLKNLIKYPASTLQILGAEKSFFRFYGTGKTPKHGIIFNYPGLASLPAKSRGKLARIICNKLAITLKMDYYKTGNNLNYKDLIDKKMAELKKLR, translated from the coding sequence ATCTTCAGGGATCTCAGGAATGGAAGGATACCGGAAACAGAGGAAATCCCAAGCGGGGAGGTACCGGATCTAAGGGATTTTCTTCTGGATTTCGAAAGAGAAAGGCTAAAAGATGAATTCTCAGGTGACCAGTATTTAATAAAGCTATATTCGATAAAAAAGGAAATAAATGAGATAATAAACCTGTACCTTGAAAAATTGATACCTTTCTTTCAAATGCTTGATGTTAAATACAGTAAGGATCCATGCACCTTCTTCAAATCAATATCAGGAAACGAGATAGAAAACTCACTTGGATCATTTGGCAGCTCATTATGTGATTTCAGGACATATCTTGATGATTACATAAAGAAGAAAATGCAGGATTACATGCCAAATACAATGTCATTGCTTGGTTACGATTTAACAATGGAGTACCTTGTCAGAAGCGGCGGCTTGAAGAATCTCATTAAATATCCTGCAAGCACACTTCAAATTTTGGGTGCAGAGAAATCGTTTTTCAGATTTTACGGCACGGGAAAAACCCCAAAGCATGGAATCATATTTAACTATCCAGGTCTTGCATCACTGCCTGCAAAATCTCGTGGAAAGCTTGCAAGAATAATATGCAACAAGCTTGCGATAACATTAAAGATGGACTATTATAAAACAGGGAATAATTTGAACTACAAGGATTTAATAGATAAAAAGATGGCAGAGCTAAAAAAATTAAGATAA
- a CDS encoding RNA-guided pseudouridylation complex pseudouridine synthase subunit Cbf5, whose translation MSNLNGFIVVDKPKGPTSHQIDSWIRDITGEPRVGHIGTLDPGVSGVLVMALGKATKLIDIVHRESKEYVSVLRTYDKYDYDSIKSVFKEFTGKIYQIPPVRSAVSRELRIREIYNLELLEMDEKLVLFKVCCESGTYIRTLCTDIGYVLGSGGQMAELRRTRTGPFDESMCHTLQEVSDAFKLKSMGNEKLFKNIFIPMDFIFIKYPKVIVKETALKNIAHGSDIYPAGIHAITGSPKKGDVVAVYTEKNELIATGTMMVNADEIYDLKVIDIDNVLIETGDNDGKDSLVRKDNRWKDIPVQKPERKLHGNLQGSQEWKDTGNRGNPKRGGTGSKGFSSGFRKRKAKR comes from the coding sequence ATGAGTAATTTAAATGGTTTCATTGTTGTAGACAAGCCGAAGGGGCCCACGAGCCATCAGATAGATTCATGGATTAGAGATATCACTGGTGAGCCCAGGGTAGGTCATATAGGCACACTGGATCCTGGAGTTTCCGGAGTGCTTGTCATGGCCCTGGGCAAGGCCACAAAGTTAATAGACATAGTTCACAGGGAATCAAAGGAATACGTCTCAGTTTTAAGAACATACGATAAATATGACTATGATTCCATAAAAAGTGTTTTTAAGGAATTCACCGGTAAAATATACCAGATACCCCCTGTAAGATCCGCGGTTTCCAGGGAACTCCGCATAAGGGAAATTTACAATCTTGAACTGCTTGAAATGGATGAGAAACTCGTCCTTTTTAAGGTTTGCTGCGAATCCGGAACATATATAAGAACACTGTGCACAGATATAGGTTATGTTCTTGGTTCCGGAGGCCAGATGGCGGAGCTCAGGAGAACAAGAACCGGCCCATTCGATGAATCCATGTGCCATACACTGCAGGAGGTAAGTGATGCATTTAAATTAAAAAGCATGGGAAACGAAAAATTATTTAAAAATATATTTATACCAATGGATTTCATATTTATTAAATACCCAAAGGTCATTGTAAAGGAAACGGCATTAAAAAACATAGCACATGGTTCTGATATATACCCTGCAGGCATACATGCAATTACCGGCAGTCCAAAAAAGGGGGACGTGGTTGCAGTTTACACCGAGAAAAATGAGCTTATTGCCACTGGTACAATGATGGTAAATGCCGATGAAATATATGATCTTAAGGTAATTGATATTGATAATGTCTTGATAGAAACCGGTGATAATGATGGAAAAGATTCTTTGGTACGGAAAGATAATAGATGGAAAGATATACCTGTTCAAAAACCTGAGAGAAAACTACATGGCAATCTTCAGGGATCTCAGGAATGGAAGGATACCGGAAACAGAGGAAATCCCAAGCGGGGAGGTACCGGATCTAAGGGATTTTCTTCTGGATTTCGAAAGAGAAAGGCTAAAAGATGA
- the cmk gene encoding (d)CMP kinase, with protein MRITISGKSGSGKTTVGRLLADKLHYSFISGGYFFRKKAEEFNMNLLEFNKYSESHPEIDYEQDKMLLNFLKNNDNIVLESRLSSYIAYTNNIEAFKIYLYASDDIRYKRLMERDKTDILTLNERYRSEILRYMEFYGIDYNNYIYYDIIIDTDKKSPDEIVNDIIEFKKIKCR; from the coding sequence ATGCGTATAACAATAAGCGGCAAAAGCGGCTCAGGAAAGACTACAGTTGGCCGTTTACTTGCCGATAAATTACATTATTCATTTATTTCCGGTGGTTACTTCTTCAGGAAAAAGGCAGAGGAATTTAATATGAACCTTCTGGAATTTAATAAATACAGTGAGTCGCATCCGGAGATTGACTATGAGCAGGATAAAATGCTTTTAAATTTTCTTAAAAATAATGATAATATAGTTTTAGAATCAAGGTTATCATCATACATTGCATATACAAACAATATTGAAGCATTTAAGATTTATTTATACGCCTCAGATGATATTCGTTACAAAAGGTTAATGGAAAGGGATAAAACAGACATTTTAACATTAAATGAAAGATACAGGTCAGAGATTTTAAGGTACATGGAGTTCTATGGTATAGATTACAATAATTATATTTATTATGATATTATAATAGACACAGATAAAAAATCACCAGATGAGATTGTTAATGATATTATTGAATTCAAAAAGATAAAATGCAGGTAA
- a CDS encoding DUF106 domain-containing protein — MATSTSVQVQKQMQKMMMLNFVFMFAGLALLFVISDPGIRNPLGSDLNVVFMPLLGFNYAFPIITIVLTGIVIGLLASIPRYFFTDWVKMGKAQMVSKAYSKAMREAMREGDNVRVKKLQKMQMERQADQMVVQMNTMKPLFVMEIFFFLIIIWIYVFILSLKYQYVSMPWDYNLNIVTTHAWLFPLWIVMYMIADIVVGYFVTMIMKYFDFSFKLKKIERNVIEKAD, encoded by the coding sequence ATGGCAACAAGCACATCAGTCCAGGTTCAAAAGCAGATGCAGAAGATGATGATGCTTAACTTTGTCTTCATGTTTGCAGGTCTTGCCCTATTATTCGTAATCAGCGATCCTGGTATAAGGAATCCCCTGGGCAGCGATCTTAACGTTGTTTTCATGCCATTGCTTGGTTTTAACTATGCATTTCCAATAATAACCATTGTTTTAACAGGTATAGTCATAGGATTACTGGCATCAATACCAAGATACTTTTTCACTGACTGGGTCAAGATGGGAAAGGCGCAGATGGTATCAAAGGCATACAGCAAGGCAATGAGAGAGGCAATGCGTGAGGGTGACAATGTAAGGGTCAAAAAATTGCAGAAGATGCAGATGGAGCGCCAGGCTGACCAGATGGTCGTTCAAATGAACACAATGAAGCCACTGTTCGTCATGGAGATCTTCTTCTTTTTGATTATAATATGGATCTATGTATTCATATTATCGCTTAAATACCAGTACGTTTCAATGCCATGGGACTATAACCTAAATATAGTAACAACGCACGCATGGCTCTTCCCACTGTGGATCGTAATGTACATGATAGCAGACATAGTCGTTGGTTACTTTGTAACAATGATAATGAAGTACTTCGATTTCAGCTTCAAGCTTAAGAAGATTGAGAGAAACGTAATAGAGAAAGCTGATTGA
- a CDS encoding adenylate kinase, which yields MRVVIAGVAGVGKSTVLDIVSSRSGYTVKNFGSVMLDLAISSNLVKDRDEIRKLPVERQIELQRSASQKLGTMDNIIIDTHMSIKSPGGYLPGLPEWVLRELNVSSYFLIEADPKEIKKRREEDPTRHRDDDTIDDIYEHQMVNRQFAISYSVFSGATVNFITNPTGHPELAAENIIRRLA from the coding sequence ATGAGGGTGGTAATAGCAGGTGTTGCAGGAGTTGGAAAATCGACAGTGCTCGATATCGTTTCATCAAGGTCAGGCTACACTGTAAAGAACTTTGGAAGTGTCATGCTTGACCTTGCAATTTCATCTAATCTTGTTAAAGACCGTGATGAGATAAGAAAACTCCCTGTGGAAAGGCAGATTGAGCTTCAGCGTTCCGCATCACAAAAGCTTGGAACCATGGATAATATAATAATAGATACACACATGTCAATAAAATCACCCGGTGGTTACCTCCCTGGCTTGCCTGAGTGGGTCCTCCGTGAATTAAATGTTTCATCATACTTTTTAATAGAAGCTGATCCAAAGGAAATTAAAAAAAGAAGGGAAGAGGATCCCACAAGGCACAGGGACGATGATACAATAGATGATATATATGAGCATCAGATGGTAAACAGGCAGTTTGCCATATCATATTCTGTATTCTCGGGTGCCACTGTTAACTTTATAACAAATCCAACAGGGCATCCTGAGCTGGCTGCAGAGAATATTATAAGGAGGCTGGCATAA
- the secY gene encoding preprotein translocase subunit SecY: MTNEIERNKGIAIPVIFVFALYILAFYYFDHYTGFKLFLVALLSSPIFLIAYLVFSYKGPKQSKLYGLENLTAKLPAIKKAKGHVPFKYKLMWTGLIVILYFALTNIYIYGLNVKDTVDVFAAFRAIFAGASGSLMDLGIGPIVTASIVMQLFAGAKIFNLDLTNPDDKAIYQGVQKLLVIIMIFVEAIPQAFGFLVPDASLVANINHVVPGYGEFLAQTIIILQLFFGSYLVFLMDEVVSKYGIGSGISLFIAADVSEQLFIGTFNWLPSTITSPLSLSNPPAGAIPKALYLFWMAPGSYLTNTGMEQILFAQPNPMIALLGTVLIFFIVAYFQSSKIELPIAHERVRGARGRYPLQLLYASNIPVILATALLANISMWTLLFWKSPVLSRIPILGHDKLLGVYPTAAQASALGISSTTPIGGLAYYLYTPNGLSDWLFPILQPSVSQNVLFGHTPLEEVIHVIAFLAFMIIFSIIFAKFWIETTNMGAGAVAKQIQSSGMQIPGFRRDPRVMERVLSKYIPAITVFSGAVVGLLAAAADLIGTVGDTSGTGLLLAVGIVIQFYEAMGREQLMEMHPIIRQFFVGG, encoded by the coding sequence ATGACGAATGAGATTGAAAGAAATAAGGGTATTGCAATTCCGGTAATATTCGTCTTTGCGCTTTATATACTTGCATTTTACTACTTTGATCACTACACTGGCTTCAAGCTCTTCCTTGTGGCATTGCTTTCATCACCAATATTTTTAATAGCATACCTTGTATTCAGCTATAAGGGCCCAAAACAATCAAAGCTATACGGACTTGAAAACCTAACAGCCAAGCTTCCGGCAATAAAAAAGGCCAAGGGCCATGTTCCATTTAAATATAAATTAATGTGGACAGGCCTTATAGTTATACTTTACTTTGCGCTGACAAACATATACATATATGGTTTAAATGTAAAGGATACAGTTGATGTTTTCGCGGCATTCAGGGCAATATTTGCAGGTGCCTCAGGATCATTAATGGATCTTGGTATAGGCCCTATTGTAACTGCAAGTATAGTTATGCAGCTTTTTGCAGGTGCAAAGATATTTAATCTTGATTTAACAAATCCTGATGATAAGGCAATATATCAGGGTGTTCAGAAGCTGCTTGTTATAATAATGATCTTTGTCGAGGCAATACCGCAGGCTTTTGGATTTTTGGTCCCGGATGCATCCCTGGTGGCAAACATAAATCATGTTGTTCCGGGTTATGGTGAGTTCCTTGCGCAGACAATCATAATATTGCAGTTATTCTTCGGTTCATATCTTGTCTTCCTGATGGATGAGGTTGTTTCAAAGTATGGTATAGGTTCAGGTATATCGCTGTTTATAGCGGCAGATGTATCGGAACAGCTTTTCATAGGAACATTTAACTGGCTGCCATCAACAATAACCTCGCCGCTATCATTGTCAAATCCGCCAGCAGGTGCAATTCCAAAGGCTTTGTATCTCTTCTGGATGGCACCTGGAAGCTATCTGACAAACACCGGCATGGAGCAGATACTTTTTGCGCAGCCAAATCCAATGATAGCATTGCTTGGAACCGTGCTTATATTCTTCATAGTGGCATACTTCCAGAGCAGCAAGATAGAGCTCCCAATAGCACATGAAAGGGTAAGGGGAGCCAGAGGCAGGTATCCATTACAGCTGTTATATGCATCAAACATACCTGTGATACTTGCAACCGCACTTCTTGCAAACATATCAATGTGGACATTATTATTCTGGAAGAGCCCTGTGCTGAGCAGAATACCAATACTTGGCCATGATAAACTGCTTGGAGTTTATCCCACAGCAGCACAGGCCAGTGCCCTTGGTATATCATCCACAACGCCGATTGGTGGCCTTGCATATTATCTGTACACACCGAACGGTCTCTCGGATTGGTTATTCCCAATACTGCAGCCAAGCGTATCACAGAACGTGCTGTTTGGGCACACTCCATTGGAGGAGGTAATACATGTAATAGCATTCCTTGCATTCATGATAATATTCAGTATAATATTCGCGAAGTTCTGGATAGAAACCACAAACATGGGCGCAGGTGCTGTTGCAAAGCAGATACAGTCAAGCGGAATGCAGATACCCGGATTCAGGCGTGATCCAAGGGTTATGGAGCGTGTTCTAAGCAAATACATACCTGCAATAACGGTATTTAGCGGTGCAGTTGTGGGTCTTCTTGCAGCCGCTGCCGATTTAATAGGAACTGTTGGAGATACAAGCGGTACGGGACTGCTGCTTGCAGTTGGTATAGTAATACAGTTCTATGAGGCCATGGGCAGGGAGCAGCTAATGGAGATGCACCCAATAATAAGGCAGTTCTTCGTAGGTGGATAA
- a CDS encoding uL15m family ribosomal protein produces MVRTRTKKLRGGHYGRGMKAGRGKGKKGGNGMAGLGKHRWVWLLKYDRDHFGVHGFKSHSKKYENPITLEELANIYDKLKENGFVHDDVIDLEGAGYTKLLGTGDFDIKSRIKIERATEKAINKLSVHGITIENDE; encoded by the coding sequence ATGGTAAGAACGAGAACTAAGAAGTTAAGAGGCGGACACTACGGCAGGGGCATGAAGGCAGGCAGAGGCAAGGGTAAAAAAGGCGGAAACGGCATGGCAGGCCTTGGAAAACACAGGTGGGTCTGGCTATTAAAATATGACAGGGATCACTTTGGTGTACACGGATTTAAAAGCCATTCAAAGAAATATGAAAATCCAATAACCCTTGAAGAGCTTGCAAATATATATGACAAGCTAAAGGAGAATGGCTTTGTCCATGATGATGTAATAGATCTTGAAGGTGCAGGATACACAAAGCTTCTTGGAACTGGTGATTTCGATATAAAATCAAGGATAAAAATTGAAAGGGCAACCGAAAAGGCTATAAATAAGCTTTCAGTTCACGGTATAACGATAGAAAATGACGAATGA
- a CDS encoding 50S ribosomal protein L30 produces MLAVIRIRGRTGLKPAAKKTTELLNLNRINHLVIVRETPDFMGMLNTAKDYLTWGELDKETLELLLEKRALMVGRKKLDSENIKELGFSSISEMADSIMSGKMLKDFKNLVPVIRLNPPRGGYESILKPYKEKGSSGYRGKDINNLIRRMLVPGVDLNGKNEN; encoded by the coding sequence ATGCTGGCAGTAATAAGGATTAGGGGCAGAACCGGTTTAAAACCGGCGGCGAAAAAAACCACGGAGCTTTTAAATCTTAACAGGATAAATCACCTCGTTATAGTCAGGGAAACGCCGGATTTCATGGGCATGTTAAACACGGCAAAGGATTATCTTACATGGGGGGAGCTTGATAAAGAAACACTGGAATTACTCCTTGAAAAAAGGGCATTGATGGTCGGCAGAAAGAAACTGGACAGCGAAAACATAAAGGAGCTTGGTTTTTCATCGATATCTGAAATGGCAGATTCGATCATGTCCGGAAAGATGCTAAAGGATTTTAAGAATCTGGTTCCTGTTATAAGATTAAACCCTCCCAGGGGTGGCTACGAATCAATATTAAAACCATATAAAGAGAAAGGTTCATCTGGCTATCGTGGAAAGGATATAAATAATCTTATTAGAAGAATGCTTGTACCGGGGGTTGATTTAAATGGTAAGAACGAGAACTAA
- a CDS encoding 30S ribosomal protein S5 translates to MDEEWTPRTELGRLVANGEIKTISEALHSKLPLKEYQIVDYLIPDLKDEVINIERAQRMTDSGRRMNYSITAVVGNGNGYVGVGRGKAKEAAPAIKKAIDNAKLNIIEIKRGCGSWECGCGKPHTLPFLVNGKSGSVSVTLKPAPQGVGLAVGDVVKVILRMAGIDDAWGFAAGHTKTTVNYALATFDALKKTVSIKINPKINLSTPIYVGGIGNAGSNKD, encoded by the coding sequence ATGGATGAGGAATGGACTCCAAGGACTGAGCTGGGCAGGCTCGTTGCAAATGGTGAGATAAAAACCATCAGCGAGGCACTGCACTCAAAGCTACCATTAAAGGAATATCAGATTGTAGATTACCTGATACCGGATCTTAAGGATGAGGTAATAAACATTGAGAGAGCACAGAGGATGACAGACTCAGGAAGAAGAATGAATTATTCAATAACAGCCGTTGTCGGTAATGGTAACGGTTATGTTGGCGTTGGCCGCGGCAAGGCAAAGGAGGCTGCACCAGCAATAAAAAAGGCAATAGACAATGCAAAATTAAATATAATAGAAATAAAGAGGGGCTGCGGTTCATGGGAATGCGGCTGTGGTAAACCACACACGCTGCCGTTCCTTGTTAACGGCAAGTCAGGCTCGGTCTCGGTAACATTGAAGCCTGCACCCCAGGGTGTTGGCCTTGCAGTTGGTGATGTTGTTAAGGTAATACTAAGAATGGCCGGTATAGACGATGCCTGGGGATTTGCCGCAGGCCACACAAAGACAACTGTAAACTATGCTCTGGCAACATTCGATGCATTAAAGAAGACCGTTTCAATAAAGATTAATCCAAAGATAAATCTAAGCACACCAATATATGTAGGGGGTATAGGAAATGCTGGCAGTAATAAGGATTAG